In a single window of the Nicotiana tomentosiformis chromosome 10, ASM39032v3, whole genome shotgun sequence genome:
- the LOC138899934 gene encoding uncharacterized protein, which produces MVQHLTLKLYDTEDHKEFILTLVYAKCDHIERIELWDSLYYLARDMTIPWLVEDDFNVIWDEEEKFGGLPVSLNEVDDFMHCMDTCNLTDMGLKESIYNWWNERAEEDCIFKRLDRVFANMELQQLWPGLEITRLSKIGSYHCPLLLTYNPDSVPIKKSFRFLKFWTEHESYKAVVKENWQADFHANPFILFNHKIKRLKKALSTWSRVIFGDIFQKIDSLEEVVRVHEAQFELNPMRQNRKRLQKVQAELIKYLTLEEKFWKQKSGMTWFNDGDRNTNFIHAHAVYGLNSDSAGGPDGFNGSFFHSCWDIIGDDVVEMAGFVKVRSIVENVLLTQEIITDIRLRIKAGPNVVIKLDMTKAYDRLLWIFLNKMLRKMGFVERFISWVFGIISNNWYSVLINGQPHGFFKSTRGVK; this is translated from the exons ATGGTGCAACATTTAACTTTGAAGTTATATGATACTGAAGATCACAAAGAGTTCATTCTTACCCTTGTTTATGCTAAGTGTGATCACATTGAAAGAATTGAGCTTTGGGATTCTTTGTATTATTTGGCTCGAGATATGACTATACCATGGCTAGTGGAGGATGATTTCAATGTTATTTGGGATGAAGAAGAGAAATTTGGAGGGCTGCCAGTTTCGCTAAATGAAGTAGATGACTTCATGCACTGTATGGACACTTGTAATCTTACTGATATGGGCTTAAAAGAAAGTATATATAATTGGTGGAATGAGAGAGCGGAAGAAGATTGCATTTTCAAGAGATTAGATCGAGTGTTTGCAAACATGGAGCTACAACAGTTATGGCCAGGATTGGAGATCACTCGTTTGTCTAAGATTGGGTCATACCATTGTCCTTTGTTACTTACATATAATCCAGATTCAGTACCAATTAAGAAGAGCTTCAGATTTCTTAAGTTCTGGACAGAACATGAGTCATATAAGGCAGTGGTGAAGGAGAATTGGCAAGCAGATTTTCATGCAAATCCATTCATTCTTTTCAACCACAAGATTAAGAGATTGAAGAAGGCATTATCCACATGGAGTAGGGTAATATTTGGTGATATTTTTCAGAAGATAGATAGCCTGGAGGAAGTGGTTAGAGTGCATGAAGCACAGTTTGAATTAAATCCTATGCGGCAAAATAGGAAGAGGCTTCAAAAGGTCCAGGCAGAGTTGATCAAATATCTGACATTAGAGGAGAAGTTCTGGAAACAAAAATCTGGAATGACATGGTTCAATGATGGAGATAGAAATACCAATTTCATTCATGCACAC GCAGTGTATGGGCTAAATAGTGACAGTGCTGGAGGGCCAGATGGATTCAATGGTAGCTTCTTTCACTCTTGCTGGGACATTATTGGAGATGATGTGGTGGAGATG GCTGGATTTGTGAAGGTTAGAAGCATTGTGGAGAATGTTCTGTTGACTCAGGAAATTATCACTGATATCAGATTGAGAATTAAGGCAGGTCCTAATGTTGTAATCAAGCTTGATATGACTAAGGCATATGATAGACTTTTATGGATATTTCTAAACAAGATGTTGAGGAAGATGGGCTTTGTTGAGAGGTTCATTAGCTGGGTGTTTggaataatatcaaataattGGTACTCAGTGCTAATCAATGGGCAGCCACATGGATTTTTCAAGTCTACAAGAGGAGTTAAGTAG